The Tripterygium wilfordii isolate XIE 37 chromosome 17, ASM1340144v1, whole genome shotgun sequence genome has a window encoding:
- the LOC119983079 gene encoding glutathione S-transferase F13-like translates to MGLKLYGTPSSPITGRVLLSLHEKELNFEYVPVDLLACEHKQPNFLAKHPFGQTPALEDGDLTLFESRAITAYLAEKYKNTGYHLTRHQNPKEAALVKVWTEVESQSFNPAIHPIYYQYFVAPLYGKSPDRTVMDAYLEKLEKVLDVYEAKLSETKYLAGDFYSLADLHNITYIHYLMKTPYDGVITERPHVNAWWDDISSRPASMKVAEDLTLGD, encoded by the exons ATGGGGCTTAAGCTGTATGGAACCCCCTCATCCCCGATCACCGGCAGAGTGTTGCTCAGTCTCCATGAGAAAGAACTCAACTTCGAGTATGTCCCCGTCGATCTTCTCGCTTGTGAACACAAGCAACCCAACTTCCTTGCCAAACAT CCATTTGGTCAGACTCCAGCACTAGAAGATGGTGATCTCACTTTGTTTG AGTCCAGAGCAATAACAGCATATTTGGCTGAAAAATACAAGAACACCGGCTACCATCTTACGAGGCATCAAAACCCTAAAGAAGCTGCTTTGGTGAAGGTATGGACAGAGGTGGAGTCACAGAGTTTCAATCCTGCAATCCACCCAATTTACTACCAATACTTTGTGGCACCACTTTACGGTAAGTCTCCGGATCGAACGGTGATGGATGCTTATTTAGAGAAGCTAGAGAAAGTCCTTGATGTGTATGAAGCTAAGCTGAGTGAAACCAAGTATCTTGCAGGAGATTTTTACAGTCTAGCTGATCTGCATAACATTACATACATACACTATTTGATGAAAACTCCTTATGATGGAGTGATAACAGAGCGTCCCCATGTGAATGCTTGGTGGGATGATATTTCTTCAAGGCCAGCTTCCATGAAAGTTGCAGAGGATCTGACTCTCGGTGATTAG
- the LOC119983078 gene encoding glutathione S-transferase F13-like has protein sequence MALKLYGVPASTCTGRVLFCLHEKQADFELIPVNLMAGEHKQPAFIAKNPFGQIPALEDDDLTLFESRAITAYVAEKLKDTGSDLLRHSNPKEAALVKIWMEVESQSYNPAIGPIFYQAFIAPMRGQSADQAVIDANLEKLEKVLDVYEDRLSITKYLAGDFYSLADLHHLSYTHYFMKTPYAKVINERPHVKAWWEDISSRPASKKVMEGMSFGAK, from the exons acttgcacagggAGAGTGCTGTTCTGTCTCCATGAGAAACAAGCTGATTTCGAGCTTATTCCTGTTAATCTCATGGCTGGGGAACACAAACAGCCTGCCTTCATCGCTAAGAAT CCGTTTGGTCAGATTCCAGCACTGGAAGATGATGATCTCACTCTGTTTG AGTCAAGAGCAATCACAGCATATGTGGCTGAGAAACTCAAGGACACTGGTTCTGATCTGCTAAGGCATTCAAACCCCAAAGAAGCTGCATTGGTGAAGATCTGGATGGAGGTGGAATCCCAGAGTTACAATCCTGCTATAGGCCCAATTTTCTACCAAGCATTTATTGCACCAATGAGGGGTCAGTCGGCGGATCAGGCAGTGATCGATGCCAACTTAGAGAAGCTAGAGAAAGTGCTTGATGTGTATGAAGATAGGCTGAGCATAACCAAGTACCTTGCTGGAGATTTTTACAGCCTAGCTGATCTGCATCACCTCTCATACACTCACTACTTCATGAAAACTCCTTATGCCAAAGTGATCAACGAGCGTCCCCATGTCAAGGCATGGTGGGAGGACATTTCTTCCAGGCCAGCTTCCAAGAAAGTTATGGAGGGCATGTCTTTTGGTGCGAAATAA
- the LOC119982428 gene encoding glutathione S-transferase PARB-like, whose translation MAAMKVRGNAFSTATMRVLACLREKGLEFQFVPVDMSTGEQKKEPHLSFHPFGQVPVFEHGDLKLFESRAITKYIAHEYADKGTQLECQGAAMPIGLQWMEVEAQQFESPASKLVWELAVKPMYGIPVDEAAVEENTAKLAKVLDVYESRLVESKYLACDSFTLADMHHLPNIDFLMGTKAKALFDSRPHVSAWVAHITARPAWVKALTIRNN comes from the exons ATGGCAGCCATGAAAGTCCGTGGAAATGCGTTCTCCACAGCCACTATGAGAGTTCTTGCTTGTCTCCGCGAGAAGGGGCTTGAGTTCCAATTTGTTCCTGTTGATATGTCAACTGGAGAACAAAAAAAGGAGCCTCACCTTTCTTTTCAT CCATTTGGTCAAGTTCCAGTCTTTGAACATGGAGATTTGAAGCTCTTTG AATCAAGAGCGATCACAAAATACATAGCTCATGAGTACGCTGACAAGGGAACCCAACTGGAATGCCAAGGCGCGGCGATGCCGATTGGGCTGCAGTGGATGGAGGTGGAGGCACAGCAGTTCGAATCGCCGGCTTCGAAGCTTGTTTGGGAGCTGGCCGTAAAGCCCATGTATGGCATCCCTGTGGACGAAGCCGCGGTGGAGGAGAACACAGCCAAGCTAGCCAAGGTTCTCGATGTCTACGAGTCAAGATTGGTTGAATCCAAGTACTTGGCCTGTGACAGCTTCACCTTGGCTGATATGCATCACCTCCCCAATATTGACTTCTTGATGGGCACAAAAGCTAAGGCCTTGTTTGATTCAAGGCCTCATGTTAGCGCATGGGTTGCCCATATCACGGCCAGGCCGGCTTGGGTTAAGGCCCttacaataagaaacaattag
- the LOC119982427 gene encoding glutathione S-transferase-like isoform X1: protein MAAMKVHGGVLSTATMRVLTCLHEKELEFQFVNVDMSTGEHKREPFLSLNPFGQVPVFEHGDLKLFDKLSDLYLTIYDRRVFVCTESRAITKYIAHEYADKGTQLTCQGKALPMLLQWMVVEEQQFEPAASKLVWELVLKPFLGIPVEEAVVEENKDKLAKVLDVYESRLVQSKYLACDCFTLADMHHLPCIDYLMGSEAKALFDSRPHVSAWVEDIRARPAWAKALAIRNK, encoded by the exons ATGGCAGCCATGAAAGTCCATGGAGGTGTGTTATCCACAGCCACCATGAGAGTTCTTACTTGTCTCCATGAGAAGGAGCTTGAGTTCCAATTTGTTAATGTTGATATGTCAACTGGAGAACACAAAAGGGAGCCTTTCCTTTCTCTTAAT CCATTTGGTCAAGTTCCAGTCTTTGAGCATGGAGATTTGAAGCTCTTTG ATAAATTATCCGATCTATATCTAACGATATATGATCGGAGAGTATTCGTGTGCACAGAATCAAGAGCGATCACAAAATACATCGCTCATGAGTACGCCGACAAGGGAACCCAGTTGACATGCCAAGGCAAGGCGCTGCCGATGTTGCTGCAGTGGATGGTGGTGGAGGAACAGCAGTTCGAACCGGCCGCTTCGAAGCTTGTTTGGGAGCTAGTCCTGAAGCCCTTTTTAGGCATCCCTGTGGAGGAAGCAGTGGTGGAGGAAAACAAGGACAAGCTAGCCAAGGTTCTGGATGTCTACGAGTCCAGATTGGTTCAATCCAAGTACTTGGCCTGTGACTGCTTCACCTTGGCTGATATGCATCACCTCCCCTGTATTGACTACTTGATGGGTTCAGAAGCTAAGGCCTTGTTTGATTCAAGGCCTCATGTTAGTGCATGGGTTGAGGATATTAGGGCCAGGCCTGCTTGGGCTAAGGCCCTTGCAATACGAAACAAGTAA
- the LOC119982427 gene encoding glutathione S-transferase-like isoform X2 gives MAAMKVHGGVLSTATMRVLTCLHEKELEFQFVNVDMSTGEHKREPFLSLNPFGQVPVFEHGDLKLFESRAITKYIAHEYADKGTQLTCQGKALPMLLQWMVVEEQQFEPAASKLVWELVLKPFLGIPVEEAVVEENKDKLAKVLDVYESRLVQSKYLACDCFTLADMHHLPCIDYLMGSEAKALFDSRPHVSAWVEDIRARPAWAKALAIRNK, from the exons ATGGCAGCCATGAAAGTCCATGGAGGTGTGTTATCCACAGCCACCATGAGAGTTCTTACTTGTCTCCATGAGAAGGAGCTTGAGTTCCAATTTGTTAATGTTGATATGTCAACTGGAGAACACAAAAGGGAGCCTTTCCTTTCTCTTAAT CCATTTGGTCAAGTTCCAGTCTTTGAGCATGGAGATTTGAAGCTCTTTG AATCAAGAGCGATCACAAAATACATCGCTCATGAGTACGCCGACAAGGGAACCCAGTTGACATGCCAAGGCAAGGCGCTGCCGATGTTGCTGCAGTGGATGGTGGTGGAGGAACAGCAGTTCGAACCGGCCGCTTCGAAGCTTGTTTGGGAGCTAGTCCTGAAGCCCTTTTTAGGCATCCCTGTGGAGGAAGCAGTGGTGGAGGAAAACAAGGACAAGCTAGCCAAGGTTCTGGATGTCTACGAGTCCAGATTGGTTCAATCCAAGTACTTGGCCTGTGACTGCTTCACCTTGGCTGATATGCATCACCTCCCCTGTATTGACTACTTGATGGGTTCAGAAGCTAAGGCCTTGTTTGATTCAAGGCCTCATGTTAGTGCATGGGTTGAGGATATTAGGGCCAGGCCTGCTTGGGCTAAGGCCCTTGCAATACGAAACAAGTAA